One Streptomyces sp. R28 DNA window includes the following coding sequences:
- the ahcY gene encoding adenosylhomocysteinase: MTTVENRQDFKVADLSLAEFGRKEITLAEHEMPGLMAIRKEYAEAQPLAGARITGSLHMTVQTAVLIETLAALGAEVRWASCNIFSTQDHAAAAIAVGPNGTPDNPQGIPVFAWKGETLEEYWWCTEQALTWPNTPTGGPNMILDDGGDATLLVHKGVEYEKDGKVPDVDTAESDEHRVILELLHRTITDGSQKWTQLSSEIRGVTEETTTGVHRLYEMQRDGILLFPAINVNDAVTKSKFDNKYGCRHSLIDGINRATDVLIGGKTAVVCGYGDVGKGCAESLRGQGARVIVTEIDPICALQAAMDGYQVTTLDEVIDKADIFITTTGNKDIIMAADMAKMKHQAIVGNIGHFDNEIDMAGLAKIPGIVKDEVKPQVHTWTFPDGKVLIVLSEGRLLNLGNATGHPSFVMSNSFADQTLAQIELFTKPDAYPTGVYTLPKHLDEKVARLHLAALGVKLTTLRPEQAAYIGVEVEGPYKPDHYRY, from the coding sequence ATGACGACTGTCGAGAACCGACAGGACTTCAAGGTCGCCGACCTCTCCCTGGCCGAGTTCGGCCGCAAGGAGATCACCCTCGCCGAGCACGAGATGCCCGGCCTGATGGCGATCCGCAAGGAGTACGCCGAGGCGCAGCCGCTGGCCGGCGCCCGCATCACCGGCTCCCTGCACATGACCGTGCAGACCGCCGTCCTCATCGAGACCCTGGCCGCCCTCGGCGCCGAGGTCCGCTGGGCGTCCTGCAACATCTTCTCCACCCAGGACCACGCCGCCGCCGCGATCGCCGTCGGCCCCAACGGCACGCCCGACAACCCCCAGGGCATCCCGGTCTTCGCCTGGAAGGGCGAGACCCTGGAGGAGTACTGGTGGTGCACGGAGCAGGCCCTGACCTGGCCGAACACCCCCACCGGCGGCCCGAACATGATCCTGGACGACGGTGGTGACGCCACCCTCCTCGTCCACAAGGGCGTCGAGTACGAGAAGGACGGCAAGGTCCCGGACGTCGACACCGCCGAGTCCGACGAGCACCGCGTCATCCTCGAACTCCTGCACCGCACCATCACGGACGGCTCGCAGAAGTGGACCCAGCTGTCCTCCGAGATCCGCGGCGTGACCGAGGAGACCACGACCGGCGTCCACCGCCTGTACGAGATGCAGCGCGACGGCATCCTCCTTTTCCCGGCGATCAACGTCAACGACGCCGTCACCAAGTCGAAGTTCGACAACAAGTACGGCTGCCGCCACTCCCTGATCGACGGCATCAACCGCGCCACCGACGTCCTGATCGGCGGCAAGACCGCGGTCGTCTGCGGCTACGGCGACGTGGGCAAGGGCTGCGCGGAGTCCCTGCGCGGACAGGGCGCCCGCGTGATCGTCACCGAGATCGACCCGATCTGCGCCCTGCAGGCGGCGATGGACGGCTACCAGGTCACGACCCTCGACGAGGTCATCGACAAGGCCGACATCTTCATCACCACGACCGGCAACAAGGACATCATCATGGCCGCGGACATGGCCAAGATGAAGCACCAGGCGATCGTCGGCAACATCGGCCACTTCGACAACGAGATCGACATGGCCGGCCTCGCCAAGATCCCGGGCATCGTCAAGGACGAGGTCAAGCCGCAGGTCCACACCTGGACCTTCCCCGACGGCAAGGTCCTCATCGTCCTGTCCGAGGGCCGCCTGCTGAACCTGGGCAACGCCACCGGTCACCCGTCCTTCGTGATGTCCAACTCCTTCGCGGACCAGACCCTGGCCCAGATCGAGCTGTTCACCAAGCCGGACGCCTACCCGACCGGTGTGTACACGCTGCCCAAGCACCTGGACGAGAAGGTCGCCCGCCTCCACCTGGCCGCGCTCGGTGTGAAGCTGACGACGCTCCGCCCCGAGCAGGCCGCGTACATCGGCGTCGAGGTCGAGGGCCCGTACAAGCCGGACCACTACCGGTACTGA
- a CDS encoding fructose-specific PTS transporter subunit EIIC, giving the protein MTSPADPPPTASGGGERKRLKLLAVTACPTGIAHTYMAAEKLAQAAESRDIEMKVETQGSIGAENVLDDNDVKQADGIIVAADKDVDLSRFAGKRVLTVGVAEGIHHPERLIERVLAAPVYEAGAVSAASAAGSGGGKERSVGYKALMNGVSYMIPFVVVGGLLIAISLSLGGHTDPSGGLVIPKDSFWMDINNIGVIGFTLMVPILSGYIAYAIGDRPALVPGMIGGWIANTGSLYDSKAGAGFIGAIVTGFLAGYLVLWIKKVKVPKFVQPIMPIIVIPIVATTALGLFFIYVIGKPISWVFEHLTSWLSGMTGTSAILLGAILGLMIAFDMGGPVNKTAFLFGAGLIATGNQTVMGMCAAAIPVMPLGQGLATLIRKRLYTEQERETGLASLFMGCFGISEGAIPFAAARPAQVIPANMLGGAVAGAVAGVAGVEDAVPHGGPIVAVLGAVNGVPMFFVAVVIGSVVTALTTVALIDLRERRLRGEAVVGTGTGTGTGTAGPEPALVGAGVGVAGAGAVLEGGAVREPAAAATSVDSTAAAETATPAEGAAAEDLSGYLTEQTVKVELDADDKESAIREMAALLARTGRVADVDELVATALRREAQGTTGLGEEIAIPHAKTDAVTAPVVGFARSAEGVEWGSLDGTKARLVFMIAVPEAAAGDEHLRILALLSRKLMDAGFRDRLLAAGDDGTVLGVLGEIQ; this is encoded by the coding sequence GTGACAAGTCCGGCCGACCCTCCCCCCACGGCCAGCGGCGGTGGCGAGCGGAAGCGGTTGAAGCTGCTCGCGGTGACCGCCTGCCCGACCGGCATCGCGCATACGTACATGGCGGCGGAGAAGCTCGCGCAGGCTGCCGAGAGCCGCGATATCGAGATGAAGGTGGAGACCCAGGGATCCATCGGGGCTGAAAACGTCCTCGATGACAACGATGTCAAGCAAGCGGACGGCATCATCGTCGCCGCGGACAAAGACGTGGACCTGAGCCGTTTCGCGGGCAAGCGGGTGCTCACCGTCGGGGTGGCCGAAGGCATTCACCATCCCGAGCGGCTGATCGAGCGGGTGCTGGCCGCGCCCGTGTACGAGGCGGGGGCCGTGTCCGCGGCCTCGGCGGCCGGCAGTGGCGGCGGCAAGGAGCGGAGCGTCGGGTACAAGGCGCTGATGAACGGGGTCAGTTACATGATCCCGTTCGTCGTGGTCGGCGGACTGCTGATCGCGATCTCGCTCTCACTGGGCGGCCACACGGACCCGTCCGGCGGTCTGGTCATCCCGAAGGACTCCTTCTGGATGGACATCAACAACATCGGCGTCATCGGCTTCACACTGATGGTGCCGATTCTGTCCGGCTACATCGCGTATGCCATCGGGGACCGGCCCGCGCTCGTGCCGGGCATGATCGGCGGCTGGATCGCCAACACGGGTTCGCTGTACGACTCCAAGGCGGGCGCGGGCTTCATCGGGGCGATCGTGACCGGGTTCCTCGCCGGGTATCTGGTGTTGTGGATCAAGAAGGTCAAGGTCCCGAAGTTCGTGCAGCCGATCATGCCGATCATCGTGATCCCGATCGTGGCGACCACGGCGCTCGGGCTGTTCTTCATCTACGTCATCGGGAAGCCGATCTCCTGGGTGTTCGAGCACCTGACCAGCTGGCTCAGCGGGATGACCGGCACGAGTGCGATCCTGCTCGGTGCGATTCTCGGGCTGATGATCGCGTTCGACATGGGCGGGCCGGTCAACAAGACGGCGTTCCTGTTCGGCGCCGGCCTCATCGCGACCGGCAACCAGACGGTCATGGGCATGTGCGCGGCCGCGATCCCGGTCATGCCGTTGGGGCAGGGCCTGGCCACGCTGATACGTAAGCGGCTGTACACCGAGCAGGAGCGGGAGACCGGGCTCGCCTCGCTGTTCATGGGCTGCTTCGGCATCTCCGAGGGCGCGATCCCGTTCGCCGCGGCGCGGCCCGCGCAGGTCATCCCCGCCAACATGCTCGGCGGCGCGGTGGCCGGCGCCGTCGCCGGGGTCGCCGGGGTCGAGGACGCGGTGCCGCACGGCGGGCCGATCGTGGCCGTGCTGGGCGCGGTGAACGGCGTACCGATGTTCTTCGTGGCCGTGGTGATCGGCTCGGTCGTCACCGCGCTGACCACGGTCGCGCTGATCGACCTGCGCGAGCGCAGGCTGCGTGGCGAGGCGGTCGTCGGCACCGGCACGGGTACGGGTACTGGTACGGCAGGTCCCGAGCCCGCGCTGGTCGGGGCGGGCGTCGGGGTGGCGGGTGCTGGTGCCGTCCTGGAGGGGGGGGCCGTACGGGAGCCGGCGGCGGCCGCGACGAGCGTGGACAGTACTGCAGCTGCGGAGACCGCTACGCCCGCAGAGGGCGCCGCGGCCGAGGATCTCTCCGGTTACCTCACCGAGCAGACCGTGAAGGTCGAACTCGACGCGGATGACAAGGAGTCCGCGATCCGGGAGATGGCCGCGTTGCTGGCGCGGACCGGCAGGGTCGCGGATGTGGACGAGTTGGTGGCGACCGCCCTCCGGCGGGAGGCGCAGGGGACGACCGGGCTCGGGGAGGAGATCGCGATTCCGCATGCCAAGACGGATGCGGTGACGGCGCCGGTCGTCGGTTTCGCGCGGTCCGCCGAGGGCGTCGAGTGGGGCTCGCTGGACGGTACGAAGGCGAGGCTGGTGTTCATGATCGCCGTACCGGAGGCGGCCGCGGGCGACGAGCACCTGCGGATTCTGGCGCTGTTGTCGCGGAAGTTGATGGACGCCGGGTTCCGGGACCGGCTGCTGGCGGCCGGGGACGACGGCACGGTGCTCGGCGTGCTGGGCGAGATCCAGTAG
- the lepB gene encoding signal peptidase I, with product MEQGRRLAVTAWVVGPVGLVLVIASVLWLRTGYVLSSVSSESMRPTYDIGDRIVAERVGVEEVGRGDVVLYTAPERYQSRAVVQRVIGVGGDRVVCCEGAGTARERLTVNGTPLSESYVKDGVADGMQRPYDVTVPEGRLFLLGDHRLNSRDSRFFAEDHGGTVPVGAVMGRVTDSYVLPALLAVATLLGLLLAVAGIVCGVAARNVRRRPAAQLALWPPHL from the coding sequence ATGGAGCAGGGGCGAAGACTCGCGGTCACGGCGTGGGTGGTGGGCCCTGTGGGGCTGGTGCTGGTGATCGCCTCCGTGCTGTGGCTGCGGACGGGCTATGTGCTGTCCAGCGTGTCGAGCGAGAGCATGAGGCCCACGTACGACATCGGCGACCGGATCGTCGCCGAGCGGGTGGGCGTGGAAGAGGTGGGGCGGGGCGACGTGGTGCTGTACACGGCGCCGGAGCGCTATCAGAGCAGGGCCGTCGTGCAGCGCGTCATCGGCGTCGGCGGCGACCGCGTCGTCTGCTGCGAAGGCGCGGGCACGGCGCGGGAGCGGCTCACCGTCAACGGGACGCCGCTCAGCGAGTCGTATGTGAAGGACGGCGTCGCCGACGGGATGCAGCGCCCGTACGACGTGACGGTGCCCGAAGGCCGGCTGTTCCTGCTCGGCGACCACCGTCTGAACTCGCGTGACTCCCGTTTCTTCGCCGAGGACCACGGTGGGACGGTGCCCGTCGGCGCGGTCATGGGCCGGGTGACCGACAGCTATGTGCTGCCGGCGCTGCTCGCCGTGGCCACGCTGCTCGGGCTTCTTCTCGCCGTCGCCGGAATCGTCTGCGGGGTCGCGGCGCGGAACGTACGGCGGCGGCCGGCGGCGCAGTTGGCGCTGTGGCCCCCGCACTTGTGA
- a CDS encoding cation diffusion facilitator family transporter — translation MSAAGGTKAIVAALAANLAIAASKFVAFAFSGSSSMLAEGVHSLADSGNQALLLVGGKKAQREATPQHPFGYGRERYIYAFLVSIILFSVGGMFALYEGYEKIKHPHEIEHWYWPVGVLVFAIIAEGFSFRTAIKESNVLRGRKSWKDFVRHAKAPELPVVLLEDLGALVGLVLALGGVGLALLTGDGVWDGIGTVCIGILLVLIAVVLAVETKSLLLGEAAGVENVQKIEAAIVDGDTVTRIIHMRTLHLGPEELLVAAKIAVQHDDTATEVASAINAAEGRIREAVPIARVIYLEPDIYSETEAAKGADREATPGGPTQQGAEH, via the coding sequence ATGAGCGCGGCAGGCGGTACCAAGGCGATCGTGGCGGCACTCGCCGCCAACCTCGCGATCGCGGCATCGAAATTCGTGGCGTTCGCGTTCAGCGGCTCGTCGTCGATGCTCGCCGAGGGCGTGCACTCGCTCGCGGACTCCGGCAACCAGGCCCTACTGCTGGTCGGCGGCAAGAAGGCCCAGCGCGAGGCGACGCCGCAGCACCCCTTCGGTTACGGCCGCGAGCGTTACATCTACGCCTTCCTCGTCTCGATCATCCTGTTCTCGGTCGGCGGCATGTTCGCGCTCTACGAGGGCTACGAGAAGATCAAGCACCCGCACGAGATCGAGCACTGGTACTGGCCGGTCGGCGTTCTCGTCTTCGCGATCATCGCCGAGGGCTTCTCCTTCCGCACGGCCATCAAGGAGTCCAACGTCCTGCGCGGAAGGAAGTCCTGGAAGGATTTCGTCCGCCACGCCAAGGCCCCCGAGCTGCCCGTCGTCCTCCTGGAGGACCTCGGCGCGCTGGTCGGTCTGGTCCTCGCCCTGGGCGGCGTCGGCCTGGCCCTGCTCACCGGCGACGGCGTCTGGGACGGCATCGGCACCGTCTGCATCGGCATCCTGCTCGTCCTGATCGCCGTCGTCCTGGCCGTCGAGACCAAGTCGCTGCTGCTCGGTGAGGCCGCGGGCGTCGAGAACGTCCAGAAGATCGAGGCCGCCATCGTCGACGGCGACACCGTCACCCGCATCATCCACATGCGCACGCTCCACCTCGGCCCCGAGGAGCTCCTGGTCGCCGCCAAGATCGCCGTCCAGCACGACGACACGGCCACCGAGGTCGCCTCCGCCATCAACGCCGCCGAGGGCCGCATCCGCGAGGCCGTCCCGATCGCCCGCGTGATCTACCTCGAGCCCGACATCTACAGCGAGACCGAGGCAGCCAAGGGCGCCGACCGCGAGGCGACGCCCGGAGGACCGACGCAGCAGGGCGCCGAGCACTGA
- the manA gene encoding mannose-6-phosphate isomerase, class I: protein MDRLDNTIRPYAWGSTTAIPQLLGIEPTGEPQAEMWMGAHPGAPSRTERGTLVEVVEADPERELGAAAVAKFGPRLPFLLKILAAGAPLSLQVHPDLAQAKEGYEDEERRNIPVGAGHRNYKDANHKPELICALTEFDGLCGFRDPLRAADLLDGLGVDSLKPYVDLLHAHPEEAALREVLTAVLTADPDEMAHTVAEAAAACSRLGGDYAPYADIAHHYPGDPGVIAAMLLNYVRLQPGEALFLGAGIPHAYLSGLGVEIMANSDNVLRCGLTPKHVDVPELLRIVRFEAGDPGVLRPEASPDGEEVYETPIDEFRLSRYVLPEGTTAHDFTRATPQILLCTAGAVRAGEHELTPGQSVFVPAGEKAEVSGAGTVFRATVVA, encoded by the coding sequence ATGGACCGCCTCGACAACACCATCCGCCCCTACGCCTGGGGTTCCACCACCGCGATCCCGCAGCTCCTCGGCATCGAGCCGACCGGCGAACCGCAGGCGGAGATGTGGATGGGCGCGCACCCGGGCGCACCCTCGCGCACCGAGCGCGGGACGCTCGTCGAGGTCGTCGAGGCCGACCCGGAGCGCGAGCTGGGCGCCGCGGCCGTGGCGAAGTTCGGCCCCCGCCTGCCCTTCCTCCTCAAGATCCTCGCCGCCGGCGCCCCGCTCTCCCTCCAGGTGCACCCCGACCTGGCGCAGGCGAAGGAGGGTTACGAGGACGAGGAGCGCCGCAACATCCCCGTGGGCGCAGGCCACCGCAACTACAAGGACGCCAACCACAAGCCCGAACTGATCTGCGCGCTCACCGAGTTCGACGGCCTGTGCGGCTTCCGCGACCCGCTCCGAGCCGCCGACCTGCTCGACGGCCTCGGCGTCGACTCCCTCAAGCCGTACGTCGACCTGCTGCACGCGCACCCCGAGGAGGCGGCGCTGCGTGAGGTCCTCACCGCCGTCCTCACCGCCGACCCGGACGAGATGGCCCACACCGTCGCCGAGGCCGCGGCCGCCTGCTCCCGCCTCGGCGGCGACTACGCCCCGTACGCCGACATCGCCCACCACTACCCGGGCGACCCCGGCGTCATCGCCGCCATGCTCCTCAACTACGTCCGACTCCAGCCCGGCGAGGCCCTGTTCCTCGGCGCCGGCATCCCGCACGCCTATCTGAGCGGCCTCGGCGTCGAGATCATGGCCAACTCCGACAACGTCCTGCGCTGCGGCCTGACCCCCAAGCACGTCGACGTCCCCGAACTCCTGCGCATCGTCCGCTTCGAGGCCGGCGACCCCGGCGTGCTGCGCCCGGAGGCGTCCCCGGACGGCGAGGAGGTCTACGAGACCCCGATCGACGAGTTCCGGCTGTCCCGCTACGTCCTCCCGGAGGGCACCACCGCGCACGACTTCACGCGCGCGACCCCGCAGATCCTGCTCTGCACGGCGGGCGCCGTCCGCGCCGGGGAGCATGAGCTGACGCCGGGTCAGTCGGTCTTCGTACCGGCAGGCGAAAAGGCCGAAGTATCCGGTGCCGGTACGGTCTTCCGGGCCACGGTCGTCGCCTGA
- a CDS encoding SIS domain-containing protein: protein MLDESLLDTPEALAETDRRALLRGAAEAGARVRTAARHAAEAGVHDLKPDGRPRAILIAGPGAAAICVADLLGTLAGVTSPVTRLAPAGVAPAAGALRWELPGWAGSVDLLLITTPDGSEPGLSLLAEQAYRRGCTVVAVAPAGSPLTEAVRNNHGLFVPMASAPYEPEEPIAASAPGVLWALLTPILALLDRTGMLTAPPEALEKVADRLDHIAERCGPAIATYSNPAKTLAAELADTLPLIWTEGVSAGPAGRRLAAALAELAGHPALVAELPEALAAHNALLAGRLAGNADPDDFFRDRVEEAPALHARVVLLRDRPLGGLTAAPAARDLALSHDTPISELEPEPGGELETLAELIAITDFAAIYLALASGA from the coding sequence ATGCTCGACGAATCGCTGCTGGACACGCCGGAGGCGCTCGCAGAGACCGACCGCCGTGCCCTGCTGCGCGGCGCGGCCGAAGCCGGCGCCCGCGTCCGCACCGCCGCCCGGCACGCCGCCGAGGCCGGCGTCCACGACCTCAAACCCGACGGCCGCCCCCGCGCCATCCTCATCGCGGGCCCCGGCGCGGCCGCCATCTGCGTCGCCGACCTCCTCGGCACGCTCGCCGGCGTCACCAGCCCCGTCACCCGACTGGCCCCGGCCGGTGTCGCCCCCGCCGCGGGCGCCCTGCGCTGGGAGCTGCCCGGCTGGGCCGGCTCCGTGGACCTGCTGCTGATCACCACCCCCGACGGCTCCGAGCCGGGCCTGTCCCTGCTCGCCGAGCAGGCCTACCGCCGTGGCTGCACGGTCGTAGCCGTGGCCCCGGCCGGCTCCCCGCTCACCGAAGCGGTGCGCAACAACCACGGCCTGTTCGTGCCGATGGCGTCCGCCCCGTACGAGCCGGAGGAACCCATCGCGGCCTCCGCCCCCGGCGTCCTGTGGGCGTTGCTCACCCCGATCCTGGCGCTCCTCGACCGCACCGGCATGCTCACCGCCCCGCCGGAGGCCCTGGAGAAGGTCGCCGACCGCCTCGACCACATCGCCGAACGCTGCGGCCCGGCCATCGCCACCTACAGCAACCCCGCCAAGACCCTGGCCGCCGAACTCGCCGACACGCTCCCACTGATCTGGACCGAGGGCGTCTCCGCCGGCCCGGCCGGCCGCCGTCTCGCCGCCGCGCTCGCCGAGCTCGCCGGCCACCCCGCCCTCGTCGCCGAGCTGCCCGAGGCGCTCGCCGCGCACAACGCCCTGCTCGCCGGCAGGCTCGCGGGGAACGCCGACCCCGACGACTTCTTCCGCGACCGCGTGGAGGAGGCACCGGCCCTGCACGCGCGCGTGGTGCTGCTGCGCGACCGCCCGCTCGGCGGCCTCACCGCCGCGCCCGCCGCCCGGGACCTCGCCCTCAGCCATGACACGCCGATCAGCGAACTCGAGCCGGAACCCGGTGGCGAACTCGAGACCCTCGCGGAACTGATCGCCATCACGGATTTCGCCGCAATTTACCTGGCGCTCGCCTCGGGGGCCTGA
- a CDS encoding Trm112 family protein — MPLEAGLLEILACPACHAPLKEQEAELICTGQDCGLAYPVRDGIPVLLVDEARRPA, encoded by the coding sequence ATGCCGCTGGAAGCCGGCCTCCTGGAGATCCTCGCCTGCCCGGCCTGCCACGCTCCCCTCAAGGAGCAGGAAGCCGAGCTGATCTGCACCGGCCAGGACTGCGGCCTTGCGTACCCCGTCCGCGACGGCATCCCCGTTCTGCTCGTCGACGAGGCCCGCCGCCCCGCGTAA
- a CDS encoding phosphomannomutase/phosphoglucomutase translates to MAADLSQLVKAYDVRGVVPDQWDVPLAELFGAAFVQVTGASAIVIGHDMRPSSPGLSRAFARGAAAQGVDVTEIGLCSTDQLYYASGALNLPGAMFTASHNPAQYNGIKMCRAGAAPVGQDTGLAEIRELAERWSDSGAPEPAGTTGTITQRDTLEDYAVHLRSLVDLTSIRPLKVVVDAGNGMGGHTVPTVFDGLPLTLVPMYFELDGTFPNHEANPLDPANIVDLQKRVREESADLGIAFDGDADRCFVVDEHGAPVSPSAITALVASRELAKNGGKGTIIHNLITSWSVPEVVKENGGTPARTRVGHSFIKAEMAKTGAIFGGEHSAHYYFKDFWNADTGMLAALHVLAALGGQDGPLSGLVAQYDRYTGSGEINSTVADQAGRLAAIKAAYEGQEGVELDELDGLTITAADWWFNVRPSNTEPLLRLNAEARDEATMAKVRDEALAIIRG, encoded by the coding sequence GTGGCTGCTGATCTGTCACAGCTCGTGAAGGCGTACGACGTCCGCGGGGTCGTCCCGGACCAGTGGGACGTGCCGCTGGCCGAGCTCTTCGGGGCCGCCTTCGTCCAGGTGACCGGCGCGAGCGCGATCGTGATCGGGCACGACATGCGGCCCTCGTCCCCCGGCTTGTCCCGTGCCTTCGCGCGCGGGGCGGCGGCCCAGGGCGTCGACGTCACCGAGATCGGCCTGTGCTCCACCGACCAGCTGTACTACGCCTCGGGCGCGCTGAACCTGCCGGGCGCGATGTTCACGGCCTCGCACAACCCGGCCCAGTACAACGGCATCAAGATGTGCCGCGCCGGCGCCGCCCCGGTCGGCCAGGACACCGGCCTCGCCGAGATCCGCGAACTGGCCGAGCGGTGGAGCGACTCGGGTGCCCCGGAGCCGGCAGGGACGACGGGCACGATCACGCAGCGGGACACGTTGGAGGACTACGCGGTCCACCTCCGCTCCCTGGTCGACCTGACCTCCATCCGCCCCCTGAAGGTCGTCGTCGACGCGGGCAACGGCATGGGCGGCCACACGGTCCCCACGGTCTTCGACGGCCTGCCCCTCACCCTCGTCCCGATGTACTTCGAGCTGGACGGCACGTTCCCGAACCACGAGGCGAACCCGCTGGACCCGGCGAACATCGTCGACCTCCAGAAGCGAGTCCGAGAAGAGTCCGCCGACCTCGGCATCGCCTTCGACGGCGACGCCGACCGCTGCTTCGTCGTCGACGAGCACGGCGCCCCGGTCTCCCCCTCCGCCATCACGGCCCTGGTCGCCTCGCGCGAGCTCGCCAAGAACGGCGGCAAGGGCACGATCATCCACAACCTGATCACGTCCTGGTCGGTCCCGGAAGTCGTCAAGGAGAACGGTGGCACCCCGGCCCGCACCCGCGTCGGCCACTCCTTCATCAAGGCCGAGATGGCGAAGACCGGCGCCATCTTCGGCGGCGAGCACTCCGCCCACTACTACTTCAAGGACTTCTGGAACGCCGACACGGGCATGCTGGCCGCCCTCCACGTCCTCGCCGCCCTCGGAGGCCAGGACGGCCCCCTCTCCGGCCTGGTCGCCCAGTACGACCGCTACACCGGCTCCGGCGAGATCAACTCCACCGTCGCCGACCAGGCGGGCCGCCTAGCGGCCATCAAGGCCGCGTACGAGGGCCAAGAGGGCGTGGAACTGGACGAACTCGACGGCCTGACCATCACAGCCGCCGACTGGTGGTTCAACGTCCGCCCCTCCAACACGGAGCCGCTGCTGCGCCTGAACGCGGAGGCACGGGACGAGGCGACGATGGCGAAGGTACGGGACGAGGCGCTGGCGATCATCAGAGGCTGA
- a CDS encoding L-lactate permease, whose amino-acid sequence MYVQKLEPVADSLGLSALVAALPLVIVLVLLGAVRLKAHLAGLTGLLAAVLVAWLAYGMPLGQTLSSAAQGAAFGLFPILWIVVNALWVYRMTVRTRHFDILRRSFGRLSDDPRIQALVVAFCFGALLEALAGFGAPVAICSVMLVALGFEPARAAVVALVANTAPVAFGAMGTPVVTLAQVTGLPLDDVASVVGRQTPLLALVVPLVLVGLVDGRRGLRETWVPALVCGIAFAVAQFAASNYVSAQLADIGAALAGAGALVAVPHARVPATEAVRASVLTGARSEELDEDDPPREVVRAYAPYALIVVIFSLAQIPVVKDWLAGATQTYDWPFLNVASPDGEPVGGNVFSWPIVSTGGTLVLLAGVCTAVVLGVHARVAVKEWAATVHELRFAILTVTSVLALAYVMNLSGQAATIGYFVAAAGAGLAFLSPVLGWFGVAVSGSDTSANALFGALQVTAARETGLSPELLAAANSSGGVLGKMISPQNLTIACAAVGLAGREGDLLRRVLPWSLGLLLVMCLIVVGQSSPVLGWMLP is encoded by the coding sequence GTGTACGTCCAGAAACTGGAACCCGTCGCCGACTCGCTCGGCCTGTCCGCGCTTGTGGCGGCGCTGCCGCTGGTGATCGTCCTCGTCCTGCTGGGCGCGGTGCGGCTGAAGGCGCACTTGGCGGGGCTCACAGGGCTTCTGGCGGCCGTACTGGTCGCCTGGCTCGCCTACGGCATGCCGCTCGGTCAGACGCTCTCCAGCGCCGCCCAGGGGGCCGCCTTCGGGCTCTTCCCCATCCTGTGGATCGTCGTCAACGCCCTGTGGGTGTACCGGATGACCGTCCGGACACGCCATTTCGACATCCTGCGGCGGTCGTTCGGTCGGCTGTCCGACGATCCGCGGATCCAGGCGCTCGTCGTCGCCTTCTGCTTCGGTGCCCTGCTGGAGGCGCTCGCCGGGTTCGGGGCGCCCGTCGCGATCTGTTCGGTCATGCTGGTGGCGCTCGGGTTCGAGCCGGCGCGGGCGGCGGTCGTCGCGCTGGTCGCCAACACCGCGCCCGTGGCCTTCGGCGCGATGGGGACGCCGGTGGTGACGCTGGCCCAGGTCACCGGGCTGCCACTGGATGACGTGGCTTCCGTGGTGGGGCGTCAGACGCCCCTGCTGGCCCTGGTCGTGCCGCTCGTGCTCGTCGGGCTCGTGGACGGGCGGCGCGGGCTGCGGGAGACCTGGGTGCCCGCCCTGGTGTGCGGAATCGCCTTCGCCGTCGCCCAGTTCGCCGCGTCGAACTACGTCTCCGCGCAACTCGCCGACATCGGCGCCGCCTTGGCCGGTGCGGGTGCCCTGGTCGCCGTACCGCACGCGCGCGTGCCCGCCACCGAGGCCGTACGCGCGTCCGTGCTGACCGGGGCGCGGAGCGAGGAGTTGGACGAGGACGACCCGCCGCGAGAAGTCGTACGGGCCTACGCGCCGTACGCGTTGATCGTCGTGATCTTCTCCCTCGCGCAGATCCCGGTGGTCAAGGACTGGCTGGCCGGGGCGACCCAGACGTACGACTGGCCCTTCCTGAACGTCGCGAGCCCGGACGGGGAACCGGTCGGCGGCAATGTCTTCAGCTGGCCGATCGTGTCCACCGGCGGCACGCTCGTGCTGCTCGCCGGGGTGTGCACGGCAGTCGTTCTCGGCGTGCACGCGCGCGTGGCCGTCAAGGAGTGGGCCGCGACCGTGCACGAGCTGAGGTTCGCCATCCTCACCGTGACGTCCGTGCTGGCGCTCGCGTACGTCATGAACCTCTCCGGACAGGCCGCCACCATCGGCTACTTCGTGGCCGCGGCCGGTGCCGGGCTCGCCTTCCTGTCGCCGGTGCTGGGCTGGTTCGGTGTGGCCGTGTCCGGGTCGGATACCTCGGCCAACGCGCTGTTCGGCGCGTTGCAGGTGACGGCGGCCCGGGAGACGGGGCTGTCGCCGGAACTCCTGGCCGCCGCCAACAGTTCAGGTGGTGTGCTCGGCAAGATGATCTCGCCGCAGAACCTCACCATCGCGTGCGCGGCCGTAGGGCTCGCGGGCCGGGAGGGGGACCTGCTGCGGCGAGTCCTGCCGTGGAGCCTGGGCCTGCTGCTGGTGATGTGCCTGATCGTGGTCGGCCAGAGTTCACCGGTGCTGGGCTGGATGCTGCCCTGA